A section of the Hevea brasiliensis isolate MT/VB/25A 57/8 chromosome 17, ASM3005281v1, whole genome shotgun sequence genome encodes:
- the LOC110671724 gene encoding glyoxylase I 4-like yields the protein MKESMSNPLRIKSLNHISFVCRSLQKSLDFYQNVLGFFPIRRPHSFDFDGSWLFNYGVGIHLLQSDDPEDMPKIGQINPKDNHISFQCEIMAAVEKKLTEMKIEYVKSRVEEDGIYVDQLFFHDPDGLMIEICNCDNLPVIPAAREEATSSWSS from the exons ATGAAAGAAAGCATGAGCAATCCTCTGCGTATCAAGTCATTGAATCACATCTCATTTGTGTGTAGATCGCTTCAGAAATCTCTTGATTTCTACCAGAACGTTCTTGGATTCTTTCCTATCAGGAGGCCTCACTCATTTGATTTTGATGGTTCATG GCTGTTCAATTATGGCGTTGGCATACATCTCCTGCAATCTGATGACCCTGAAGATATGCCCAAGATTGGTCAAATTAATCCCAAGGACAACCACATTTCTTTCCag TGTGAGATTATGGCAGCAGTGGAGAAAAAGTTGACAGAGATGAAAATAGAGTACGTGAAAAGCAGAGTAGAGGAAGATGGAATCTATGTTGATCAATTGTTCTTCCACGACCCGGATGGCTTGATGATTGAAATTTGTAACTGCGATAATCTCCCAGTGATTCCGGCAGCCAGAGAAGAAGCCACTTCGTCATGGTCATCTTAA
- the LOC110671726 gene encoding glyoxylase I 4-like, with translation MKENLMNNPLHLKSLNHISIVCRSLEKSLDFYQKVLGFFPIRRPGSFDFDGAWLFSYGIGIHLLQSEDPENMPKISQINPKDNHISFQCENVATVEKKLKDMKIEYVKRRVEEGVIYVDQIFFHDPDGFMIEICNCDVLPVIPLAGEAILSCSLLNCNVQQEQKKQIQKAVPMNPSPPNIHMQEDYLPCA, from the exons atgaaggaaaacttGATGAATAACCCTCTGCATCTCAAGTCTTTGAATCACATCTCCATTGTTTGTAGATCACTGGAGAAATCTCTCGATTTCTACCAAAAAGTTCTTGGGTTCTTTCCTATCAGGAGGCCTGGCTCCTTTGACTTTGATGGTGCCTG GTTGTTCAGCTATGGCATTGGCATACACCTACTGCAATCTGAAGATCCTGAGAACATGCCCAAGATTAGCCAAATCAATCCCAAGGACAACCACATCTCTTTCCAA TGTGAGAACGTGGCAACAGTGGAGAAAAAATTGAAGGATATGAAGATAGAGTACGTGAAGAGAAGGGTAGAAGAGGGTGTAATCTATGTTGATCAGATATTTTTCCATGACCCAGATGGCTTCATGATCGAAATATGCAACTGTGATGTTCTTCCTGTCATTCCACTAGCTGGAGAGGCAATTCTATCATGCTCACTCTTGAACTGCAATGTCCAACAGGAGCAGAAAAAGCAGATTCAAAAGGCTGTGCCGATGAACCCTTCTCCGCCTAATATTCACATGCAGGAAGATTATCTTCCTTGTGCCTGA
- the LOC110655673 gene encoding zinc finger CCCH domain-containing protein 34, translated as MEEELQKHNTDCVYFLASPLTCKKGMDCEYRHNEIARLNPRDCWYWLAGNCANPTCGFRHPPLERHAEAPSESGSSSLPANKTSIPCYFYFSGFCGKGDRCSFMHGPDASTRTGKSGNTSLAFKEGTPLDNKTSVGNVVSASTEACANLSKTASGLMLQAKKDIQLPAPKNVIVQSPFPEVVLRHCEEAVAVKSDFLLQSDSFIQSRSHVCTDLSSVQQVDGYVEPQECWESSPGFDVLVDDKSGNLVYEDDQEYLLALDREHRELNNHFQGYEFEDLEYDRTYCDTEVMYKQETYDSFDCLDNVHIFDDVGNSSGFSSDRILDSSLRRKRKLLPMELRVVDLQDRWRKHRVNNGLPVIRSTRRHDSTRLLGRGREKPQRPGFSRWLQGRLASKVGKNVFDSFEDNGILLNCANQNGWRRHSRLNRSRLQNRGKRQAKGQFLSSEVLRKPVPRERKYNNSSTEFTGPKSLAQIKEEKKKAEDNGDYTGKTGNSNRMALADFEGPKPLSEILKDKRKMGTVEDDDGSTYD; from the exons ATGGAGGAGGAATTGCAGAAGCATAACACTGATTGTGTTTATTTCTTGGCCTCTCCTCTCACATGCAAGAag gGAATGGATTGTGAGTATCGGCACAATGAAATTGCAAGGCTTAATCCTAGAGATTGCTGGTACTGGTTGGCTGGGAACTGTGCTAATCCAACCTGTGGTTTTAGACACCCT CCATTAGAAAGGCATGCTGAAGCACCATCAGAATCTGGATCATCTTCTCTACCTGCAAACAAGACCAGCATCCcctgttatttttattttagtggTTTCTGCGGTAAAGGTGACAGATGTTCTTTTATGCATGGCCCGGATGCCAGTACACGTACTGGGAAATCTGGCAATACCTCTTTAGCATTCAAGGAAGGCACTCCCTTGGATAACAAGACATCTGTAGGAAATGTTGTGTCTGCATCAACAGAAGCATGTGCTAATCTATCTAAAACAGCTTCAGGTTTGATGTTGCAAGCTAAAAAGGACATTCAGCTTCCAGCTCCCAAAAATGTTATAGTGCAAAGTCCCTTTCCAGAGGTTGTTTTGAGGCACTGTGAAGAAGCTGTTGCTGTTAAGTCAGATTTCTTGCTTCAATCAGACAGCTTTATTCAAAGCAGATCTCATGTTTGCACAGATTTGAGTTCAGTACAGCAAGTGGATGGCTATGTTGAACCACAGGAGTGTTGGGAATCATCCCCTGGTTTTGATGTTCTTGTGGATGACAAATCAGGGAATTTGGTTTACGAGGATGATCAAGAATATTTACTGGCTCTTGACAGGGAACACAGGGAGCTAAATAACCATTTCCAAGGGTATGAATTTGAAGACCTAGAGTATGACCGTACATACTGTGATACAGAAGTTATGTATAAGCAAGAGACATACGATTCATTTGATTGTTTGGATAATGTGCACATCTTTGATGATGTTGGAAACAGCTCTGGCTTCTCTAGTGACCGAATTCTGGATTCTTCATTGCGCCGGAAGAGAAAACTCTTGCCAATGGAACTGAGGGTTGTGGATCTTCAAGACCGCTGGAGGAAACACAGAGTAAATAATGGCCTTCCAGTGATTAGATCAACAAGAAGGCATGACTCAACTCGTCTGCTTGGTCGAGGTCGGGAAAAGCCTCAAAGACCTGGGTTTAGCCGGTGGCTGCAAGGAAGGTTGGCATCAAAGGTTGGAAAGAATGTATTTGATTCATTTGAAGATAATGGAATTTTGTTAAATTGTGCTAACCAGAATGGCTGGCGAAGGCACTCAAGGTTGAATAGGTCCAGGCTGCAAAACAGGGGAAAAAGGCAGGCTAAAGGGCAATTTCTTTCTTCTGAAGTGCTAAGGAAACCAGTTCCCAGAGAGAGGAAATATAATAATTCATCCACTGAGTTTACAGGACCCAAGTCCCTTGCTCAGattaaagaagagaagaaaaaagctGAAGATAATGGAGATTACACTGGGAAAACTGGTAATTCAAATAGAATGGCGTTAGCTGACTTCGAGGGTCCTAAACCTCTTAGTGAAATCCTCAAAGACAAGAGGAAGATGGGTACTGTGGAAGATGATGATGGTAGTACATATGACTAA
- the LOC110655622 gene encoding MAPK kinase substrate protein At1g80180-like translates to MEGGSLKRSTTSFRRQGSSGLVWDDKFLSGELKQNEEKAEISSPRSSNNGKMQRSRSAGGAIYRTVKVSSSPNVDPPSPKVSGCGLCVIFGKPVSTHQRKSCKR, encoded by the coding sequence atggagggTGGCAGCCTAAAGAGGTCTACAACATCCTTTAGAAGACAAGGATCCTCGGGGTTGGTATGGGATGACAAGTTCTTATCAGGAGAATTGAAGCAAAACGAAGAAAAGGCAGAAATAAGTAGTCCAAGATCATCAAATAATGGAAAGATGCAACGCAGTCGCTCCGCCGGAGGAGCTATCTACCGTACGGTCAAGGTTTCATCTTCACCAAAcgtcgaccctccatctcctaaAGTCTCAGGCTGTGGATTGTGTGTCATTTTTGGCAAGCCAGTTTCTACCCATCAACGAAAGTCCTGTAAGCGTTAA
- the LOC110655621 gene encoding uncharacterized protein LOC110655621: MAPHENQKKGFMMNFYKSRQKSHQQPNIMTNNTELSHNFLSRKSKNYEETVHGGARVVEGGRGRLMEGRKSVSHVETNLGSVASFLQVKVLVTDMPGFMQVHAFRCARRTYDSLDRFSSKHMAYNIKKELDKVYGPAWHCIVGSSFGSFVTHSTGCFLYFSMENLYILVFKTKVQRALEN, from the exons ATGGCTCCTCATGAGAATCAAAAGAAAGGGTTCATGATGAATTTCTACAAGTCCAGGCAGAAATCCCACCAGCAGCCAAATATTATGACAAATAATACAGAGTTGTCACATAATTTTTTGTCAAGAAAATCGAAAAATTATGAAGAAACTGTGCATGGCGGTGCAAGGGTGGTGGAGGGAGGACGAGGTCGGCTGATGGAGGGAAGAAAGTCGGTGTCTCATGTGGAAACAAATTTAGGATCGGTGGCTTCATTTCTTCAGGTGAAGGTATTAGTGACGGACATGCCTGGATTTATGCAAGTTCATGCCTTCAGGTGTGCAAGAAGAACTTACGATAGCTTGGACAGATTTAGCTCTAAACACATGGCTTATAACATCAAGAAG GAATTGGACAAAGTGTATGGGCCGGCCTGGCATTGCATTGTGGGCTCAAGTTTTGGTTCATTTGTGACCCATTCAACTGGTTGTTTCCTCTATTTCTCAATGGAGAATCTCTACATTTTAGTGTTTAAGACAAAAGTTCAAAGAGCTTTGGAGAACTGA